One region of Termitidicoccus mucosus genomic DNA includes:
- a CDS encoding O-antigen ligase family protein, protein MPSEYFHNGNLRWSVYWPNPNAWAAFLVFVLILVWVIAGFVTAKKKEHRALGYAHPFLLLLELTVWFLLAKTCSRGGFMAAAGAALFFFVVRLGPVRLSACLKAIAPRVAVAALLLVLVGAVGRFSPGHLATDKSVSNRLEMWRGALAMVHDSPFNGWGFRNGGLAYANWYQSLDAAERPVGFVNSYLDVAVEYGLHLLAVAVLLLAFLVILSVTREHSLLMAAAGACLVAWGLANVWSSLWMEPLLWIFPLFAMFLIVVGAARSQVRAVLGALFRAALVSCAATAALWCAGRHASRRYEWLVIKDSATDKVTLCKRGHPGGADNPRAQVEIWADGAVFGPFYGRAIRAAAPLFSVRSAIIYPPWHVTGREEKPSGNPRIYAGFHATRIFDTPHDDGNIVLLHPTAPPRRGDGAKIDCPRLLLCLPEQDSSEHSLPWRRWATTMNIKPVYSPQLGQRIIVRENIVFWRRLFACSNNASF, encoded by the coding sequence ATGCCCTCCGAATATTTTCACAACGGAAATTTGAGATGGAGCGTTTACTGGCCCAATCCAAATGCATGGGCGGCATTTTTGGTGTTTGTTTTAATTCTGGTTTGGGTAATTGCCGGTTTTGTCACGGCCAAAAAGAAGGAACATCGTGCGCTTGGGTATGCGCATCCTTTTCTGCTTTTGCTTGAGCTGACGGTTTGGTTTTTGCTGGCAAAGACCTGCTCGCGGGGCGGTTTCATGGCCGCCGCCGGAGCGGCCTTGTTCTTTTTTGTCGTCAGGCTCGGGCCGGTCCGGCTTTCCGCATGCCTGAAGGCGATTGCGCCGCGCGTTGCGGTTGCCGCTCTGCTTCTGGTGCTGGTGGGGGCCGTCGGAAGATTTTCGCCGGGACACCTCGCGACGGACAAGTCCGTTTCCAACCGCTTGGAAATGTGGCGGGGCGCTCTTGCCATGGTCCACGACTCGCCCTTTAATGGCTGGGGTTTTCGGAACGGGGGACTTGCATATGCCAATTGGTATCAATCCTTGGATGCGGCGGAGCGGCCGGTCGGCTTTGTCAACAGCTACCTGGATGTCGCCGTGGAATACGGGCTGCACCTGCTGGCGGTTGCCGTGTTGCTGCTGGCGTTTCTTGTCATTTTGTCGGTTACACGAGAGCACTCCTTATTAATGGCGGCTGCCGGAGCCTGCCTGGTTGCGTGGGGATTGGCCAATGTCTGGAGCAGCCTGTGGATGGAGCCCTTGCTATGGATCTTCCCTCTGTTCGCGATGTTTTTGATCGTGGTTGGCGCGGCCCGTTCGCAGGTGCGCGCCGTCCTTGGCGCGTTGTTCCGGGCCGCTTTGGTTTCCTGTGCTGCCACGGCTGCCCTTTGGTGCGCAGGTCGGCATGCGTCTCGGCGTTATGAATGGTTGGTAATCAAGGATAGCGCCACCGATAAAGTCACGCTGTGCAAACGCGGGCACCCGGGAGGCGCGGACAATCCCCGCGCGCAGGTGGAAATCTGGGCGGATGGGGCGGTTTTCGGGCCTTTTTACGGACGCGCCATCAGAGCCGCCGCCCCGTTGTTTTCCGTCCGGAGTGCGATTATATATCCGCCGTGGCATGTTACGGGACGGGAAGAAAAGCCCTCGGGGAATCCACGAATCTATGCGGGATTCCATGCCACGCGCATTTTTGACACCCCTCATGACGACGGGAATATTGTCTTGCTGCACCCGACCGCGCCGCCGCGTCGCGGCGACGGTGCCAAGATTGATTGCCCGAGGCTGTTGCTATGCCTGCCGGAGCAGGATTCCTCGGAACACAGTCTGCCGTGGCGGCGTTGGGCCACCACTATGAATATCAAGCCGGTTTATTCCCCTCAACTCGGGCAGCGAATTATCGTGCGGGAAAATATTGTTTTTTGGAGACGGTTGTTTGCCTGCTCAAATAATGCTTCGTTTTGA
- a CDS encoding autotransporter outer membrane beta-barrel domain-containing protein, which produces MKFLAKSLPLALALLSAAALRAQLTPIPDHFTDWTGAVDNNFLNPANWRTDNGSPVVLEGPDIAIRLPGDPAIPNKRITYNHTDAGDKRLTLYSIQTGASKAYTLEFAGNENGWLEINPVGRGFVFNGVIGAEMGSSYRITRPDTTGNATTRLATNVILHPYTRLTLANSSAGVRLAASGLGLGVFTLLGNAEMDVSQSGNVPFVWMQSGSVTTTNASRTATVEIGALLRTDPGTVIYVGARNVSINASLGTGQTSEMSGLFYGDNTGNATCDVYGDITHMTGIVNFTGDGRAAFRLRGSRAQYIVDGVHNGNIDIWSASTLGGSGIINGNVTVEGGGQLTPGRRNTAADAPLTINGNVNLYGNLSFDLVTPTVYDRLAISGTLTVHSPAHPTAPGDANLVVGLADTFPLVTGTYALMTVTAPVTETVTDGVITGTAGALDGNFADTHVSFPSSTSIRYSWAWDVQNETIGGVLHEKRTLLVSFEQLPFASSPQLAGKYLAAAEKVDEVYALAANNGDVYQTFEPLFDALNRQPSIMLYRDVLDQLTPSNYQSWFPSAVVRANSMVQSMEDRMYQDAAFKRKKRSWQTFLEGYRQEASHARDALAAYSNYGVIASVAGVDYAFGENAILGAFAAYEQTEFDLDTAGGSCDVDSYTFGLNARYNKGRFQFNLAGFYGADDYKSSRSVALTRLATWADADTGGTRLGAAASLAFTLNLPWFEVTPIVGAQWLDWKADAFQERNAGEASLSVYEQKETSLQGKLGVRVARSFSTKAGMLRPFLHYAWLAEFESDTRVLSADLFGGRIDIESPGINANGWRLDAGIDWSATRKLRIDLRYHSEYRGAANENVGIRGGVTYAF; this is translated from the coding sequence ATGAAATTCCTCGCCAAATCCCTCCCTCTCGCCCTCGCCCTTTTGTCGGCAGCGGCCCTCCGCGCCCAGCTCACGCCCATCCCGGACCACTTCACCGACTGGACCGGCGCGGTGGACAACAACTTCCTTAACCCCGCCAACTGGCGCACCGACAACGGCTCCCCCGTCGTCCTCGAAGGCCCCGACATCGCCATCCGCCTGCCCGGCGACCCCGCCATCCCCAACAAGCGCATCACCTATAACCACACCGATGCCGGCGACAAACGCCTCACCCTCTATAGCATCCAGACCGGTGCCAGCAAGGCCTACACCCTTGAGTTCGCGGGCAACGAAAACGGCTGGCTCGAAATCAACCCCGTTGGACGCGGTTTCGTTTTCAACGGTGTCATCGGTGCCGAAATGGGCTCCTCCTACCGCATCACACGGCCCGACACCACCGGCAACGCCACCACCCGGCTCGCCACGAATGTCATCCTCCACCCCTACACTCGCCTCACTCTCGCCAACTCCTCCGCTGGTGTGCGCCTCGCCGCCAGCGGCCTCGGACTCGGCGTCTTCACCCTCCTCGGCAATGCCGAGATGGACGTCTCCCAGTCCGGCAACGTCCCCTTCGTCTGGATGCAATCCGGCAGCGTCACCACCACCAATGCCAGCCGCACCGCAACCGTCGAAATCGGTGCTCTCCTCCGCACCGACCCGGGCACTGTGATCTACGTCGGCGCGCGGAACGTGAGCATCAACGCCAGCCTCGGCACCGGCCAGACCAGCGAAATGTCCGGCCTCTTCTACGGTGACAACACCGGCAACGCCACCTGCGACGTCTATGGCGACATCACTCATATGACCGGCATCGTCAACTTCACCGGCGATGGCCGCGCAGCCTTCCGCCTCCGCGGCAGCCGAGCCCAATACATTGTGGACGGCGTCCACAACGGCAACATCGACATATGGTCGGCGTCCACCCTCGGCGGCAGTGGCATTATCAACGGCAACGTCACCGTCGAAGGAGGCGGCCAGCTTACGCCCGGTCGCCGCAACACCGCCGCCGACGCCCCTCTCACCATCAACGGCAATGTCAATCTCTACGGCAACCTCAGCTTCGACCTCGTCACTCCCACCGTATATGACCGCCTCGCCATCTCCGGCACCCTCACCGTCCACAGCCCCGCGCATCCCACCGCCCCCGGCGATGCCAACCTCGTCGTCGGCCTCGCCGACACCTTTCCCCTCGTCACCGGCACCTACGCTCTCATGACCGTCACCGCCCCCGTCACCGAGACCGTGACCGACGGCGTCATTACCGGCACCGCCGGCGCCCTCGACGGCAACTTCGCCGACACCCACGTCTCCTTCCCCTCCAGCACCTCCATCCGCTACTCCTGGGCTTGGGATGTTCAAAACGAAACCATTGGCGGCGTCCTCCACGAAAAACGCACTCTCCTCGTCTCCTTCGAACAACTTCCCTTCGCCAGTTCGCCCCAACTCGCCGGCAAATACTTGGCGGCGGCTGAAAAAGTCGACGAGGTTTACGCCTTGGCGGCCAATAATGGGGATGTTTACCAAACCTTCGAGCCACTCTTCGACGCCCTCAACCGCCAGCCCTCCATCATGCTCTACCGCGACGTTCTCGACCAGCTCACCCCCAGCAACTACCAGTCGTGGTTCCCCTCTGCCGTCGTCCGCGCCAACTCGATGGTGCAGAGCATGGAGGACAGGATGTATCAGGACGCCGCCTTCAAGCGCAAAAAACGCTCGTGGCAAACCTTCCTCGAAGGTTACCGGCAGGAGGCGTCGCATGCCCGCGATGCCCTTGCCGCCTATTCCAACTACGGCGTCATTGCCTCGGTCGCGGGTGTCGATTATGCGTTCGGCGAAAACGCCATCCTCGGCGCCTTTGCCGCTTACGAGCAAACCGAGTTCGATCTCGACACCGCCGGCGGCTCCTGCGACGTGGACAGTTACACCTTCGGACTCAATGCGCGCTATAACAAGGGCCGCTTCCAGTTCAACTTGGCCGGCTTCTACGGCGCCGACGATTATAAATCCTCCCGCTCCGTGGCGCTCACCCGGCTCGCCACCTGGGCCGACGCCGACACCGGCGGCACCCGCCTCGGTGCCGCCGCCTCGCTCGCCTTCACGCTCAATCTTCCTTGGTTTGAAGTCACCCCCATCGTCGGCGCGCAATGGCTGGATTGGAAAGCCGACGCCTTTCAGGAACGCAACGCCGGCGAAGCCAGCCTGTCTGTTTACGAACAAAAGGAGACTTCCCTCCAAGGCAAGTTGGGTGTCCGCGTCGCGCGCAGCTTCAGTACCAAGGCGGGCATGTTGCGCCCCTTTCTCCATTACGCGTGGCTGGCTGAGTTTGAAAGCGACACCCGCGTGCTCAGCGCCGACCTCTTCGGCGGGCGCATCGACATCGAATCCCCCGGCATCAACGCCAACGGCTGGCGATTGGACGCCGGCATCGACTGGAGCGCGACCCGCAAGCTCCGCATCGACCTGCGCTACCATTCCGAATACCGCGGCGCCGCCAACGAAAATGTCGGCATCCGCGGCGGCGTTACCTATGCGTTCTGA